The following proteins are co-located in the Streptomyces sp. DT2A-34 genome:
- a CDS encoding PrsW family glutamic-type intramembrane protease has protein sequence MPDRPPARVPRNGMASAIVVALVLSAVYAVGQILFWTAPELTSRSPWIKFFLLPAPKPFQVTRVLLPIGWGVAGVIGLGLLLTRRGSAPEAGPGARSMAERTVRVCQFGILGALLLPFTAMPLATAFGNLPQLLLCLPTTLAALLLVHRVQLYRRMPGWLLLTGFGWGALIGGGFGLVMITWFQRTMPGYFMSRYWDRPQDSVRELYTLFPLNTAVVTELGKAAGVAVLFLLFRRHIDGVVSGVVLGAAVGLGFNLTETVHYLGFVNPEHHFTQFWDRQVVGLMAAHVAFTALAGAGIGAARWLPARRDRLLAVGGGLLAAVGGHFETDVMLMHLDNHRADWYGDETLGLLVGIPVMTAITSGLFVALYVLLLRRGLKAQAAGLADALRAEAASGHGAVTEPEIDLLLSPRRRLLLELRVWRRDGTAGLRHLLRFQQAQLDLAVQRRHRARPGADSFIPPEGRLRDRVLELKGAPTTSQTPSLPAREALS, from the coding sequence ATGCCCGACAGGCCGCCCGCGCGCGTGCCCCGAAACGGCATGGCGAGCGCCATCGTCGTGGCGCTGGTGCTGTCCGCGGTGTACGCGGTCGGCCAGATCCTCTTCTGGACCGCGCCCGAACTCACCTCGCGCTCGCCCTGGATCAAGTTCTTCCTGCTGCCCGCGCCGAAGCCCTTCCAGGTGACACGGGTCCTGCTCCCGATCGGCTGGGGTGTCGCGGGCGTGATCGGCCTCGGCCTGCTGCTCACCCGGCGCGGCAGCGCCCCGGAGGCGGGCCCCGGGGCACGCTCCATGGCGGAACGGACCGTGCGCGTCTGCCAGTTCGGCATCCTCGGTGCCCTGCTGCTGCCGTTCACGGCGATGCCGCTCGCCACCGCGTTCGGCAACCTGCCCCAGCTGCTGCTCTGCCTGCCCACCACCCTGGCGGCGCTGCTCCTCGTCCACCGGGTGCAGCTCTACCGGCGGATGCCGGGATGGCTGCTGCTGACCGGCTTCGGGTGGGGGGCGCTCATCGGCGGCGGGTTCGGCCTCGTCATGATCACCTGGTTCCAGCGGACCATGCCCGGCTACTTCATGTCCCGCTACTGGGACCGCCCCCAGGACAGCGTCCGCGAGCTCTACACCCTGTTTCCGCTCAACACGGCCGTCGTGACGGAGCTGGGCAAGGCGGCCGGGGTCGCCGTCCTCTTCCTGCTCTTCAGGCGCCACATCGACGGCGTGGTCTCCGGAGTGGTCCTCGGCGCGGCCGTCGGACTCGGGTTCAACCTCACCGAGACGGTCCACTACCTGGGCTTCGTCAACCCCGAGCACCACTTCACCCAGTTCTGGGACCGGCAGGTGGTCGGGCTGATGGCGGCCCACGTGGCGTTCACCGCGCTCGCGGGCGCCGGGATCGGCGCGGCCCGCTGGCTGCCGGCGCGCCGGGACCGGCTGCTCGCCGTCGGAGGCGGACTCCTGGCCGCCGTGGGCGGGCACTTCGAGACGGACGTGATGCTGATGCATCTCGACAACCACAGGGCGGACTGGTACGGCGACGAGACCCTCGGTCTGCTCGTCGGGATCCCGGTGATGACGGCCATCACCTCGGGGCTGTTCGTGGCGCTGTACGTGCTGCTCCTGCGGCGCGGGCTCAAGGCCCAGGCGGCGGGGCTGGCCGACGCGCTGCGCGCCGAGGCCGCCTCCGGCCACGGCGCGGTCACCGAACCGGAGATCGACCTGCTGCTCTCGCCGCGCCGTCGCCTCCTGCTGGAACTGCGCGTATGGCGCCGGGACGGCACAGCGGGGCTGCGTCATCTCCTGCGGTTCCAACAGGCGCAGCTCGATCTCGCCGTCCAGCGCCGGCACCGCGCACGTCCCGGTGCCGACTCCTTCATCCCGCCGGAGGGGCGACTGCGGGACCGCGTACTGGAGTTGAAGGGCGCCCCCACGACCTCGCAGACACCTTCGCTGCCCGCCCGGGAGGCACTGTCATGA
- a CDS encoding ribose-5-phosphate isomerase, which translates to MRVYLGSDHAGFELKNHLVDWLKAAGHDPVDCGPHIYDAQDDYPPFCLRAAEKTAADPDSLGIVIGGSGNGEQIAANKVKGVRAALAWSEETASLGRQHNNANVVAVGARMHTLDEATKFVETFLSTPYSGDERHTRRINMLATYETTGDLPPIPPHHPQQ; encoded by the coding sequence ATGCGCGTGTATCTCGGCTCGGACCATGCGGGCTTCGAACTCAAGAACCACCTCGTCGACTGGCTCAAGGCGGCGGGCCACGACCCGGTCGACTGCGGCCCCCACATCTACGACGCCCAGGACGACTACCCGCCCTTCTGCCTCCGCGCGGCGGAGAAGACGGCCGCGGACCCCGACTCCCTCGGCATCGTGATCGGCGGCTCGGGCAACGGCGAGCAGATCGCCGCGAACAAGGTGAAGGGCGTCCGCGCGGCGCTGGCCTGGAGCGAGGAGACGGCGTCGCTGGGCCGCCAGCACAACAACGCGAACGTCGTCGCGGTGGGTGCGCGCATGCACACGCTGGACGAGGCGACCAAGTTCGTGGAGACGTTCCTCAGCACCCCGTACTCCGGTGACGAGCGCCATACCCGCCGCATCAACATGTTGGCCACCTACGAGACGACTGGCGACCTCCCCCCGATCCCCCCGCACCACCCCCAGCAGTAG
- a CDS encoding serine/threonine-protein kinase codes for MVTGRYCLVESIGQGGMGRVWRAVDEVLDRLVAVKEMRIDGLDPEDTRTRRERTLREARATARIDHPNVVRVYDVVDEGERLWIVMELVAGRSLERIMAEEGPLGPCAAARIGLGLVAALRQVHARGVLHRDIKPGNVLVESEAVSGRGRVVLTDFGIAAIQDAKALTMVGMLVGSPDYMAPERISGRPQGSPSDVWSLGATLSAALAGRSPFSRETTLATLHAVLYEEPELPPMAGPLRGILAALLEKEPSIRPGLDDLETALQPVAFPAPTPTMPVVGGGVPAAAAGRSGTEPAGSAGGTAPEPEATAASVPEVGQVGGLVAAQGAEHAPGPEPEPEPVPEAESEAIRRPEPANRPQPAPEPPPDPRRPEAVHDAIPPQPPTRLPGTRRDDPPAPPAPPAPPAPPPSPQTPRFPNASTELASEARSEVRSPTPTVNPTGAAPRRAGVSLSRAEAMTERRPAMEPELVPDAARSSQAMPPGELPGPAAPARPRPRSWRGRRRTALIATVGIAAAGAAVAIVLAANSGSPKDNQAGSSSPSTSSPGGTPSSTVEGTSRPQSLPPGARREAGGFAWVTPEGWRRDVKTGSEVHYTSPDAKQELAGKSSLARDDLMDSWSKSEENAQQGQYRKIRLERTTFRGHPAVVWEYTFTLQGAPWHALLLGFTVDGKSYQINTWYQPDIESQALRTYEKVRDSFTVL; via the coding sequence CTGGTGACGGGGCGCTATTGCCTGGTCGAGAGTATCGGCCAGGGAGGAATGGGGCGCGTGTGGCGAGCGGTCGACGAAGTACTCGATCGTCTGGTCGCCGTGAAGGAAATGCGCATCGACGGCCTCGACCCGGAGGACACACGCACGCGCCGGGAACGCACCCTGCGCGAGGCGAGGGCGACGGCGAGGATCGACCACCCCAACGTCGTACGGGTCTACGACGTGGTCGACGAGGGCGAACGCCTGTGGATCGTCATGGAGTTGGTGGCCGGCCGCTCCCTGGAACGCATCATGGCGGAGGAGGGCCCGCTGGGCCCGTGCGCGGCGGCCCGGATCGGCCTGGGTCTGGTGGCGGCACTGCGCCAGGTCCACGCCCGAGGTGTGCTCCACCGGGACATCAAGCCGGGCAACGTCCTGGTGGAGTCGGAAGCGGTGAGCGGGCGGGGCCGGGTGGTCCTGACCGACTTCGGCATCGCCGCGATCCAGGACGCGAAGGCCCTCACCATGGTCGGCATGCTGGTCGGGTCCCCCGACTACATGGCCCCCGAACGCATCTCCGGCCGCCCCCAGGGCTCACCGTCCGACGTCTGGTCCCTGGGCGCCACCCTGAGCGCGGCCCTCGCCGGCCGCTCCCCCTTCTCCAGGGAAACGACCCTGGCAACCCTGCACGCGGTCCTGTACGAGGAGCCCGAACTCCCGCCGATGGCAGGCCCGTTGCGGGGCATCCTCGCCGCCCTCCTGGAGAAGGAACCGTCGATCCGCCCCGGCCTGGACGACCTGGAGACGGCACTGCAGCCGGTGGCGTTTCCGGCGCCTACGCCGACGATGCCGGTGGTCGGGGGAGGGGTGCCTGCGGCTGCTGCGGGGCGCTCGGGTACGGAGCCTGCGGGTTCTGCGGGTGGTACGGCGCCCGAGCCGGAGGCAACGGCCGCTTCCGTGCCGGAGGTTGGGCAGGTGGGTGGGCTCGTGGCTGCCCAAGGGGCCGAACACGCGCCTGGGCCCGAGCCCGAGCCTGAACCCGTGCCTGAGGCCGAGTCCGAAGCCATACGTCGACCAGAACCCGCAAATCGCCCCCAGCCTGCACCCGAGCCCCCACCCGACCCCCGTCGGCCGGAAGCCGTACACGACGCGATACCGCCACAGCCCCCGACTCGGCTCCCTGGCACCCGACGGGATGACCCACCGGCCCCACCTGCCCCACCAGCCCCACCTGCCCCACCCCCTTCCCCACAGACCCCCCGCTTCCCCAACGCCTCCACCGAACTCGCCTCCGAGGCCCGTTCGGAGGTGCGCTCACCGACCCCGACCGTCAATCCCACGGGCGCCGCACCCCGCCGTGCCGGCGTCTCCCTGTCCCGCGCCGAAGCGATGACCGAGCGACGGCCGGCCATGGAACCGGAACTCGTGCCCGACGCCGCGAGGTCGTCCCAGGCCATGCCACCCGGCGAGCTACCCGGCCCCGCAGCCCCGGCCCGACCCCGACCCCGATCCTGGCGCGGACGCCGCCGCACGGCCCTCATCGCCACCGTCGGAATCGCCGCCGCGGGCGCTGCCGTGGCGATCGTCCTGGCGGCCAACTCCGGTTCGCCCAAGGACAATCAGGCGGGGTCCTCCTCACCCTCGACATCCTCCCCGGGCGGCACCCCGTCCTCCACGGTCGAAGGCACGTCGAGGCCGCAGAGCCTGCCGCCCGGAGCGCGCCGGGAGGCGGGCGGGTTCGCGTGGGTGACACCCGAGGGCTGGCGGCGGGACGTCAAGACGGGGTCGGAGGTGCACTACACCTCCCCCGACGCCAAACAGGAACTCGCCGGCAAGTCGTCCCTGGCCCGCGACGACTTGATGGACTCCTGGAGCAAGTCGGAGGAGAACGCACAGCAGGGCCAGTACCGCAAGATCCGCCTGGAACGGACGACGTTCCGCGGACACCCGGCGGTCGTCTGGGAGTACACCTTCACCCTGCAGGGCGCCCCTTGGCACGCCCTGCTGCTGGGCTTCACCGTGGACGGCAAGTCGTACCAGATCAACACGTGGTACCAGCCGGACATCGAGTCGCAGGCCCTCAGAACCTACGAGAAAGTGAGGGACAGTTTCACGGTGCTGTGA
- a CDS encoding amino acid permease has translation MTSQPTQKTAGPAAGGHGLQAGLKNRHLSMIAIGGVIGAGLFVGSKTGIATAGPGILLSYALVGTLVVLVMRMLGEMSAANPTSGSFSAHADRALGPWAGFSIGWLYWFFWVVVLAVEATAGAEILEGWIPSVPQWGWALIVMVVLTATNLVSVGSYGEFEFWFAGIKVVAIAAFIVVGGLAVFGLLPGVDSDQAGLSNLTDHGGFLPNGAGAILTGVLLVVFSFMGSEIATLAAGESENPQRAVTKATNSIIWRVAVFYLGSILVVVALLPWNSKSIAKDGSYVAALDSLGIPHAGQIMNFIVLTSVLSCLNSGLYTASRMAFSLGQRGDAPKSFARTTGNGVPRTAILVSVVFGFVAVFFNYKFPDSVFLFLVNSSGAVALFVWLVICFSQLRMRKIIQAEAPEKLVVKMWLYPYLTWATAALIVFVLGYMLTDTEHDGRSTVLLSLLVAAVVLVIAFVKQRVGGGHAAVAGAADGTAAGTTAGAPASDAARDEVKTS, from the coding sequence ATGACTTCGCAGCCGACACAGAAGACGGCCGGACCGGCCGCCGGCGGCCACGGCCTACAGGCCGGGCTCAAGAACCGCCATCTGTCCATGATCGCCATCGGTGGCGTCATCGGCGCCGGACTCTTCGTCGGGTCCAAAACCGGTATCGCCACCGCGGGACCCGGCATCCTCCTCTCCTACGCCCTCGTCGGCACGCTCGTGGTGCTGGTGATGCGGATGCTCGGTGAGATGTCCGCGGCCAACCCGACGTCCGGGTCGTTCTCCGCGCACGCCGACCGGGCGCTCGGGCCCTGGGCCGGTTTCTCCATCGGCTGGCTGTACTGGTTCTTCTGGGTGGTCGTGCTGGCGGTCGAGGCGACCGCCGGTGCGGAGATCCTGGAGGGCTGGATACCGTCCGTTCCGCAGTGGGGCTGGGCGCTCATAGTGATGGTGGTGCTGACCGCCACCAACCTCGTCTCCGTCGGGTCGTACGGCGAGTTCGAGTTCTGGTTCGCGGGCATCAAGGTCGTCGCCATCGCCGCGTTCATCGTCGTCGGCGGACTGGCCGTCTTCGGGCTGCTGCCGGGCGTCGACAGCGACCAGGCCGGGCTGAGCAACCTCACCGACCACGGCGGCTTCCTGCCCAACGGTGCCGGCGCGATCCTCACGGGTGTGCTGCTCGTCGTCTTCTCCTTCATGGGCAGCGAGATCGCCACCCTCGCCGCCGGTGAGTCCGAGAACCCGCAGCGTGCCGTCACCAAGGCCACCAACAGCATCATCTGGCGGGTCGCCGTCTTCTACCTCGGCTCGATCCTCGTCGTGGTCGCCCTGCTGCCCTGGAACAGCAAGTCCATCGCCAAGGACGGCTCGTACGTCGCCGCGCTCGACTCCCTCGGCATCCCGCACGCCGGTCAGATCATGAACTTCATCGTGCTGACCTCGGTGCTGTCCTGTCTCAACTCCGGCCTCTACACCGCCTCCCGCATGGCCTTCTCGCTCGGCCAGCGCGGGGACGCGCCGAAGTCCTTCGCCCGCACGACCGGCAACGGCGTGCCGCGGACGGCGATCCTCGTCTCCGTCGTGTTCGGCTTCGTGGCCGTCTTCTTCAACTACAAGTTCCCGGACTCCGTCTTCCTCTTCCTGGTCAACTCCTCCGGTGCGGTCGCGCTGTTCGTCTGGCTGGTGATCTGCTTCTCGCAGCTGCGCATGCGGAAGATCATCCAGGCCGAGGCGCCGGAGAAGCTGGTCGTGAAGATGTGGCTGTACCCGTATCTGACCTGGGCCACCGCCGCGTTGATCGTGTTCGTGCTCGGCTACATGCTGACCGACACCGAGCACGACGGGCGCTCGACCGTGCTGTTGTCGCTGCTGGTGGCGGCGGTCGTGCTGGTCATCGCCTTCGTGAAGCAGCGGGTCGGCGGCGGGCACGCGGCGGTTGCCGGGGCGGCTGACGGGACGGCTGCCGGGACGACCGCCGGAGCGCCTGCCTCGGATGCGGCGCGCGATGAGGTCAAGACCAGCTGA
- a CDS encoding biotin transporter BioY, which produces MSTAAATARPGMVLADLIPASRVRDAALVLGGAAFTGLAAQISVPVPGSPVPVTGQTLAVLLVGTALGAGRGFLSLALYALAGIAGVPWFAGGTSGAAAPSFGYILGMILAATVVGALARRGADRTALRTAGAMLLGEAIIYAIGVPYLALATGMSATAAIAAGLTPFLIGDAVKAALAMGALPATWKLINR; this is translated from the coding sequence ATGAGCACCGCTGCCGCCACCGCCCGTCCCGGAATGGTCCTCGCCGACCTGATCCCCGCCTCCCGCGTCCGGGACGCTGCCCTCGTTCTCGGCGGTGCCGCGTTCACCGGCCTCGCGGCCCAGATCTCCGTGCCCGTGCCCGGCTCCCCGGTGCCGGTGACCGGCCAGACCCTCGCGGTGCTGCTGGTGGGCACCGCCCTCGGCGCCGGCCGCGGCTTCCTCTCCCTCGCGCTGTACGCGCTGGCGGGCATCGCGGGCGTGCCGTGGTTCGCGGGCGGCACCTCCGGCGCCGCGGCCCCGTCGTTCGGCTACATCCTCGGCATGATCCTCGCCGCCACCGTCGTCGGCGCCCTGGCCCGCCGCGGCGCCGACCGCACCGCGCTGCGCACCGCGGGCGCGATGCTGCTGGGCGAGGCGATCATCTACGCCATCGGCGTCCCGTACCTGGCCCTCGCCACCGGCATGTCGGCCACCGCCGCGATCGCGGCCGGCCTCACCCCGTTCCTGATCGGCGACGCCGTCAAGGCGGCCCTGGCGATGGGCGCGCTGCCCGCCACCTGGAAGCTGATCAACCGCTGA
- a CDS encoding Fpg/Nei family DNA glycosylase, which yields MPEGHTIHRLAQDYATAFLGTTPHVTSPQGKFSDAAELLTGSELTHTEAHGKHLFLGFRDADWIHIHLGLFGKVNFGATPAPPPTDTVRLRLANSTAYVDLRGPTTCALITPTEKQAIHDRLGPDPLRGDADPHLAYRRISRSRTTIAALLMDQKVIGGVGNVYRAEVLFRHRIDPYRAGKDITPTQWDAIWTDLVELMHEGVRNNRIDTVRPEHTPEAMGRPPRVDDHGGEVYVYRRANLPCHICGGEVRTADLAARNLFWCPACQTP from the coding sequence GTGCCCGAGGGCCACACCATCCACCGCCTGGCCCAGGACTACGCGACCGCATTCCTCGGCACGACCCCCCACGTCACCAGCCCCCAGGGCAAGTTCTCAGACGCCGCAGAACTCCTGACCGGCTCAGAACTCACCCACACCGAGGCCCACGGCAAACACCTCTTCCTCGGCTTCCGAGACGCCGACTGGATCCACATCCACCTCGGCCTCTTCGGCAAGGTCAATTTCGGCGCCACCCCCGCACCCCCACCCACGGACACGGTCCGCCTACGCCTCGCGAACAGCACCGCCTACGTAGACCTCCGCGGCCCCACCACCTGCGCCCTGATCACCCCCACCGAGAAGCAGGCGATACACGACCGCCTCGGCCCCGACCCCCTCCGAGGCGACGCCGACCCGCACCTGGCCTACCGGCGGATCTCCCGCAGCCGCACCACCATCGCCGCCCTCCTCATGGACCAGAAGGTCATCGGGGGCGTCGGCAACGTCTACCGCGCCGAGGTCCTCTTCCGCCACCGCATCGACCCGTACCGCGCCGGCAAGGACATCACCCCCACCCAGTGGGACGCGATCTGGACCGACCTCGTCGAGCTCATGCACGAGGGCGTCCGCAACAACCGCATCGACACCGTCCGCCCGGAGCACACCCCGGAGGCGATGGGCCGCCCACCGCGCGTCGACGACCACGGCGGCGAGGTCTACGTCTACCGCAGGGCCAACCTGCCCTGCCACATCTGTGGCGGCGAGGTCCGCACCGCCGACCTCGCCGCCCGCAACCTCTTCTGGTGCCCGGCCTGCCAGACCCCGTAG
- a CDS encoding SAM-dependent methyltransferase: protein MTEIDTSVPHSARIWNHWLGGSDNYPVDKAAGDAYTAVFPGIVTIARSSRAFLGRSIRYLVTEAGVRQFLDVGAGLPTADNTHEVAQRLAPESRTVYVDNDPLVSAHARALLTSTPQGATAYEDLSLYEPDKILEAASRTLDLTRPTALILSGILGHVADHDQARDLVRRLLAGLPSGSHLSLNEGSRGTDPAYEQAQDAYNETGAVPYFLRPVDQIAAFFEGLDLVAPGIVSVPLWHPEPGEEAARPIGQHGGLGRKP from the coding sequence ATGACGGAGATCGACACCTCGGTACCGCACTCGGCCCGCATCTGGAACCACTGGCTGGGCGGCAGCGACAACTACCCGGTGGACAAGGCGGCCGGCGACGCCTACACCGCCGTCTTCCCCGGCATCGTCACCATCGCCCGCAGCAGCCGCGCCTTCCTGGGCCGCAGCATCCGGTACCTGGTCACGGAGGCGGGCGTACGCCAGTTCCTCGACGTCGGCGCCGGGCTCCCGACCGCCGACAACACCCACGAGGTCGCCCAGCGCCTCGCTCCCGAGTCGAGGACCGTCTACGTCGACAACGACCCCCTGGTCTCGGCCCACGCCCGCGCCTTGCTGACGTCGACCCCTCAGGGCGCGACGGCGTACGAGGACCTGAGCCTCTACGAGCCGGACAAGATCCTCGAGGCGGCGTCCCGGACCCTCGACCTCACCCGCCCCACGGCCCTGATCCTCAGCGGCATCCTCGGCCACGTCGCCGACCACGACCAGGCCCGCGACCTCGTCCGCCGCCTCCTGGCCGGCCTCCCCTCCGGCAGCCACCTCTCCCTCAACGAGGGCTCCCGAGGCACCGACCCGGCCTACGAACAGGCCCAGGACGCCTACAACGAGACCGGCGCCGTCCCGTACTTCCTCCGCCCCGTCGACCAGATCGCGGCCTTCTTCGAGGGCCTGGACCTGGTGGCTCCCGGCATCGTCTCCGTCCCGCTGTGGCACCCGGAGCCGGGCGAGGAGGCCGCCCGGCCGATCGGGCAGCATGGCGGACTCGGCCGCAAGCCCTGA
- a CDS encoding superoxide dismutase, translating to MPVYTLPELPYDYSALAPVISPEIIELHHDKHHAAYVKGANDTLEQLAQARDKEQWGSVNGLEKNLAFHLSGHILHSIYWCNMTGEGGGEPLAADGVGELADAIAESFGSFAGFKAQLSKAAATTQGSGWGVLAYEPLSGRLIVEQVYDHQGNVGQGATPILVFDAWEHAFYLQYKNQKVDFIEAMWAVVNWQDVARRYEAAKSRTDVLLLAP from the coding sequence ATGCCCGTCTACACACTCCCGGAACTGCCCTACGACTACTCCGCGCTCGCCCCCGTGATCAGCCCCGAGATCATCGAGCTGCACCACGACAAGCACCACGCGGCCTATGTGAAGGGCGCCAATGACACGTTGGAGCAGCTCGCCCAGGCGCGGGACAAGGAGCAGTGGGGGTCGGTCAACGGCCTGGAGAAGAACCTGGCCTTCCATCTGTCCGGGCACATCCTGCACAGCATCTACTGGTGCAATATGACCGGCGAGGGAGGCGGTGAGCCGCTCGCCGCCGACGGGGTGGGTGAGCTGGCGGACGCCATCGCCGAGTCCTTCGGGTCCTTCGCGGGCTTCAAGGCGCAGCTGTCCAAGGCGGCCGCGACCACGCAGGGTTCGGGCTGGGGTGTGCTGGCGTACGAGCCGCTGAGCGGGCGGCTGATCGTCGAGCAGGTCTACGACCACCAGGGGAACGTCGGCCAGGGCGCCACGCCGATTCTCGTGTTCGACGCCTGGGAGCACGCCTTCTACCTCCAGTACAAGAACCAGAAGGTCGACTTCATCGAGGCGATGTGGGCCGTCGTCAACTGGCAGGACGTGGCCCGGCGTTACGAGGCCGCCAAGTCCCGTACGGACGTCCTGCTGCTGGCGCCGTGA
- a CDS encoding histidine phosphatase family protein — protein sequence MTPATTLLLTRHGQTIWHAENRYAGISDIPLTDTGRAQSEALGRWAAAHPVDAIWTSPLSRAVATADPACRALGLTPHREPGLRECDFGVLEGRTLAEFAAEDPVAAEAFRTDPVAHPFPKAENPATAADRGAAALRRIAAAHPGERVLVVAHNTLFRLVLCTLLSIPAGEYRRVFPRLRNAAISELLVRTDGSAALLSLNVPCEPDLP from the coding sequence ATGACCCCAGCCACGACCCTCCTCCTCACCCGCCACGGCCAAACCATCTGGCACGCCGAGAACCGCTACGCCGGCATCAGCGACATCCCCCTCACAGACACCGGCCGCGCCCAGTCCGAGGCCCTCGGCCGCTGGGCCGCCGCCCACCCGGTCGACGCGATCTGGACCTCCCCCCTCTCCCGCGCCGTGGCCACCGCCGACCCCGCCTGCCGGGCCCTCGGCCTCACCCCGCACCGCGAACCCGGCCTGCGCGAATGCGACTTCGGCGTACTGGAGGGCCGTACGCTCGCGGAGTTCGCGGCCGAGGACCCGGTGGCCGCGGAGGCCTTCCGCACCGACCCGGTGGCCCACCCGTTCCCGAAGGCGGAGAACCCGGCCACCGCCGCGGACCGCGGTGCCGCCGCCCTGCGCCGCATCGCCGCCGCCCACCCCGGCGAACGCGTCCTCGTCGTCGCCCACAACACCCTGTTCCGCCTGGTGCTGTGCACCCTGCTGTCGATCCCGGCCGGGGAGTACCGCAGAGTGTTCCCGCGGCTGCGCAACGCGGCGATCAGTGAACTCCTCGTGAGAACCGACGGATCCGCCGCACTTCTCTCCCTCAATGTGCCCTGCGAGCCGGACCTTCCGTAG
- a CDS encoding amino acid permease, with the protein MPSTSPETQTPPKADDVNPGSPGLNHGLKQRHLSMIALGGVIGAGLFVGSGAGIAAAGPSIVIAYVLSGLLVMLVMRMLGEMSAAYPSSGSFSAHAERAIGPWAGFTAGWSFWVLLCTAVGLEGIGAAKIVTTWLPHTPEWAWVALFMVVFCGANLAAVKNFGEFEFWFAALKVGAIALFLVLGGLAIAGVLPGTDAPGTAHLTGEGGFFPHGSEGLIIGLLASVFAYGGMETVTIAAAESENPVSGVASAVRTAMWRIALFYIGSMAVVVTLVPWNSKEIVDKGPYVATLDHLDIPGAGQLMNVVVLVALLSAMNANIYGSSRIAYSLVQRGQGPAALGRVSGGVPRIAVLASSVFGFVCVVLSYWRPDDVFPWLLNMIGAVILVVWIFIAVSQLRLRSRLERETPEKLVVRMWAFPVLTWVALAGMTAIFVLMAREPGTRVQLYSTGGMTAFLAVVGYAWQRARAKG; encoded by the coding sequence ATGCCCAGCACCTCCCCGGAGACGCAGACGCCCCCGAAGGCGGACGACGTCAACCCCGGATCCCCCGGACTGAACCACGGCCTCAAGCAGCGCCACCTGTCGATGATCGCCCTCGGCGGTGTCATCGGCGCCGGCCTGTTCGTGGGCTCCGGTGCCGGTATCGCCGCCGCCGGCCCTTCGATCGTCATCGCCTACGTCCTCTCCGGCCTCCTCGTGATGCTGGTGATGCGGATGCTCGGCGAAATGTCGGCCGCGTACCCGTCGTCGGGCTCCTTCTCGGCGCACGCCGAGCGGGCGATCGGCCCGTGGGCGGGCTTCACGGCCGGCTGGTCCTTCTGGGTGCTGCTGTGCACGGCCGTCGGCCTGGAGGGCATCGGCGCCGCGAAGATCGTCACGACCTGGCTGCCGCACACGCCCGAGTGGGCGTGGGTGGCGCTGTTCATGGTCGTCTTCTGCGGCGCGAACCTGGCCGCCGTGAAGAACTTCGGCGAGTTCGAGTTCTGGTTCGCCGCGCTGAAGGTCGGCGCGATCGCGCTGTTCCTGGTGCTGGGCGGGCTGGCCATCGCGGGCGTCCTGCCGGGCACGGACGCGCCGGGCACCGCGCACCTCACGGGTGAGGGCGGCTTCTTCCCGCACGGCAGCGAGGGCCTGATCATCGGCCTGCTCGCCTCGGTCTTCGCCTACGGCGGCATGGAGACGGTCACCATCGCCGCCGCCGAGTCGGAGAACCCGGTCAGCGGCGTGGCGAGCGCCGTCCGCACGGCCATGTGGCGCATCGCCCTCTTCTACATCGGCTCGATGGCGGTCGTCGTCACCCTCGTCCCCTGGAACTCCAAGGAGATCGTCGACAAGGGCCCGTACGTCGCCACCCTCGACCACCTGGACATCCCCGGCGCCGGCCAGCTGATGAACGTCGTGGTCCTGGTCGCCCTGCTGAGCGCCATGAACGCCAACATCTACGGCTCCTCGCGCATCGCGTACTCCCTCGTCCAGCGCGGGCAGGGACCCGCGGCGCTGGGCCGCGTGTCGGGCGGCGTCCCGCGGATCGCCGTCCTCGCGTCCTCGGTGTTCGGCTTCGTGTGCGTGGTGCTGAGCTACTGGCGGCCGGACGACGTCTTCCCCTGGCTGCTGAACATGATCGGCGCGGTCATCCTCGTCGTGTGGATCTTCATCGCCGTCTCCCAGCTGCGGCTGCGCAGCCGCCTTGAGCGTGAGACGCCGGAGAAGCTGGTCGTGCGGATGTGGGCGTTCCCGGTGCTGACGTGGGTCGCGCTGGCGGGGATGACGGCGATCTTCGTGCTGATGGCTCGGGAGCCGGGGACGCGGGTTCAGTTGTACTCGACCGGGGGGATGACGGCGTTCCTGGCGGTGGTCGGGTACGCGTGGCAGCGGGCGCGGGCCAAGGGCTGA